One Vibrio gazogenes genomic region harbors:
- a CDS encoding non-oxidative hydroxyarylic acid decarboxylases subunit D, whose product MICPRCAHKEIMTLALSPVPDVWTVYQCQQCLYTWRSTEPLRRISREHFPDAFKMTQADIDNALLLPEVPPLLPVNER is encoded by the coding sequence TGTGCCCATAAAGAGATAATGACACTTGCTCTGTCACCAGTCCCCGATGTATGGACGGTCTATCAATGCCAACAATGCCTCTATACTTGGCGTTCTACAGAACCGCTCAGACGGATAAGTCGCGAGCATTTTCCTGATGCGTTTAAAATGACACAGGCAGATATCGATAACGCGCTGCTATTACCGGAAGTCCCCCCATTATTACCTGTGAATGAACGGTAA
- a CDS encoding glycoside hydrolase family 30 beta sandwich domain-containing protein produces MKKLLGISTVFLLGSMSLNAVAGSVYVNFNAEYQEIDGFGGMNAPGWVNDLTSAQATTAFGNGDGQMGLSIMRMRIDPDSNQWYRQVPTAQIAHSYGAKLLATPWSPPAYMKTNNNVNNGGKLKKEHYWGYTNHLMDFTHYMAGKNAPIYALSIQNEPDWHPNYESCDWSGADFVNYLNDQGWRLDASLKILAPESLGFNPALSDPILNNSVASSHVDIIGGHLYGVKPKNYPLALQKGKKLWMTEHYTDNEDGNNWNKAMDVGLELHQSMVANYSAYIWWYVRRSYGLLSENGNISKRGYVMSQYSKFIRPGDVRIAATEVPESNVYVTAYKNRSGKLVVAVVNRSNSHKELKFTLQNGTVGSMTKYVTSASKNVSYGGKYAVSNNRFTAYADPWSVMTFVSE; encoded by the coding sequence ATGAAGAAATTACTAGGAATCTCAACGGTTTTTTTGCTTGGTTCGATGAGCTTAAATGCCGTTGCTGGTTCTGTATACGTGAATTTTAATGCCGAATATCAAGAAATTGATGGGTTTGGCGGCATGAATGCACCTGGGTGGGTTAATGATTTAACATCGGCACAAGCGACGACTGCATTTGGTAATGGTGATGGTCAGATGGGTTTATCCATCATGCGTATGCGAATCGATCCTGATTCAAACCAATGGTATAGACAAGTACCGACCGCACAAATTGCTCATTCTTATGGTGCCAAATTATTGGCAACACCTTGGTCACCCCCTGCTTATATGAAGACCAATAACAACGTCAATAATGGTGGAAAACTTAAAAAAGAACATTATTGGGGATATACCAACCATTTAATGGATTTTACCCATTATATGGCCGGTAAAAATGCACCAATTTATGCGTTGTCAATCCAAAATGAACCGGACTGGCATCCAAATTATGAGTCTTGCGATTGGTCAGGTGCAGATTTCGTCAATTATTTAAATGATCAGGGATGGCGTCTGGACGCTTCGCTTAAAATTTTAGCGCCAGAATCATTAGGCTTTAATCCTGCCCTTTCCGATCCAATTTTAAATAACTCTGTAGCCAGTAGCCATGTCGATATTATCGGCGGTCACTTATATGGTGTGAAACCCAAAAACTACCCGCTTGCATTGCAAAAAGGTAAAAAACTTTGGATGACTGAGCACTATACCGATAATGAAGATGGAAATAACTGGAACAAAGCCATGGATGTTGGTCTAGAGCTACATCAAAGTATGGTTGCTAATTATAGCGCTTATATCTGGTGGTATGTTCGCCGTAGCTATGGCTTGTTAAGTGAGAATGGTAACATCAGTAAACGTGGTTATGTGATGTCACAATATTCAAAATTCATTCGTCCGGGTGATGTCCGTATTGCGGCAACTGAAGTACCGGAAAGTAATGTCTATGTGACGGCTTATAAAAACCGCTCCGGCAAACTGGTTGTTGCCGTTGTCAACCGAAGCAACTCTCATAAGGAACTGAAATTTACGCTGCAAAATGGCACTGTTGGTTCAATGACAAAATATGTCACTTCAGCGTCTAAGAACGTCAGTTATGGCGGCAAATACGCAGTGAGTAACAATCGCTTTACTGCTTACGCAGACCCTTGGTCAGTGATGACATTTGTATCTGAGTAA
- a CDS encoding MAPEG family protein — translation MTSMDLYTTSFWGILIILLTWMIQGFVASVAKGSQEGAIPGKIDASLSHDSFVFRSHRTFMNSLENLPIMLGTSFLAILVGTNVFWTGIFIWVFAGARIVHMVLYYAIATETNPSPRSYFFLLGLLSNICLFVLCALTLAS, via the coding sequence ATGACTTCTATGGATTTATATACGACGTCTTTCTGGGGTATTTTGATTATTCTTCTCACATGGATGATTCAAGGATTCGTTGCATCTGTAGCGAAAGGATCTCAGGAAGGTGCAATCCCCGGTAAAATTGATGCATCACTCAGTCACGATTCATTTGTGTTCAGATCTCACCGCACCTTTATGAACTCGCTGGAAAATCTCCCAATCATGTTGGGGACATCATTTTTAGCCATTTTAGTGGGAACGAATGTATTTTGGACGGGTATTTTTATCTGGGTTTTTGCCGGGGCAAGAATTGTACATATGGTGCTTTACTATGCGATTGCCACAGAAACGAACCCTAGTCCGCGCTCCTATTTCTTCTTACTCGGTTTATTATCCAATATCTGTTTATTTGTTTTGTGTGCGCTCACTCTTGCCTCATGA
- a CDS encoding sugar O-acetyltransferase has protein sequence MSEFEKMGLGLEFDATSSEFAELRNRAFDLLKEINSRQFEAAKPYVTQLFKHVGKNTVVCPPFLCEYGKSISIGNNTYINMGVTMLDNAPITIGNDVLIGPSVQFYTPTHSLDYRKRKNWQFQCLPIVVEDDVWIGGNAVICQGVTIGARSVIAAGSVVTKNVAPDTLVGGVPAKFIKTLDD, from the coding sequence ATGAGTGAATTTGAGAAAATGGGCTTAGGTTTGGAATTTGATGCAACCAGTTCCGAATTTGCTGAGTTGAGGAATAGAGCGTTTGATTTACTGAAAGAAATAAATTCACGTCAATTTGAAGCGGCCAAACCTTACGTTACCCAATTATTCAAGCATGTGGGAAAAAATACGGTCGTATGTCCGCCATTCCTCTGTGAATATGGAAAGAGCATTTCTATCGGTAACAATACCTACATCAACATGGGTGTGACCATGCTAGATAATGCACCGATAACAATCGGCAATGATGTTTTAATTGGCCCAAGTGTCCAATTTTATACACCGACCCATTCATTAGATTATCGAAAACGCAAGAATTGGCAATTTCAGTGTTTACCAATCGTCGTCGAAGACGATGTCTGGATCGGGGGAAATGCCGTGATTTGCCAAGGTGTCACCATCGGTGCACGCTCAGTGATTGCGGCTGGTTCCGTGGTAACCAAAAATGTGGCACCAGACACTTTAGTCGGGGGCGTACCGGCTAAATTTATCAAAACGCTGGATGATTAA
- a CDS encoding GNAT family N-acetyltransferase, translating to MKIQTYSPKWAREIADLFYQSVHAIDPSVYTPEQKEAWAPTPINYQLWAERLSHKQPFVAIIDNRIAGFIELDSDGHIDCTYTHPDFQGIGVAASLYEHLLAKATEAGIERLYVEASLIAKPFFECRGFTVVKNNEVQRNDASLINFSMEKHLHPNHQISS from the coding sequence ATGAAGATACAAACCTACTCCCCAAAATGGGCCCGAGAGATTGCTGACTTGTTTTATCAGTCGGTACATGCCATTGATCCTTCGGTGTATACACCCGAACAAAAGGAAGCTTGGGCCCCGACACCGATTAATTATCAGTTGTGGGCTGAGCGACTCAGTCACAAGCAACCATTCGTGGCAATCATCGACAACCGAATTGCCGGTTTTATCGAGCTCGATAGTGATGGCCATATTGATTGCACCTATACACATCCAGATTTTCAGGGAATCGGGGTTGCTGCTTCCCTTTATGAACACTTGCTTGCAAAAGCGACAGAAGCCGGTATCGAACGCTTATACGTTGAGGCGTCGCTTATCGCTAAACCTTTCTTCGAATGTCGTGGCTTTACTGTGGTCAAGAACAATGAAGTACAACGCAACGATGCGTCTCTCATCAATTTCTCAATGGAAAAACATCTTCACCCAAATCATCAGATATCCTCGTAA